One part of the Deltaproteobacteria bacterium genome encodes these proteins:
- a CDS encoding radical SAM protein, protein MLPWWVEAVMVRLQERFAKSVLTRSQIPGVDYCVNPYTGCMHACRYCYADFMKRFTGHKEKWGSFVDAKVNAPGVLAKELKKKREGNVMISSVTDPYQPAEKRYRITRGCLEVLIPSRFSVQILTKSPLVLRDLDLLRKFDDIAVGITVTTDDDGVRKVFEPGAPPIEERIEALKKLRAAGVSTYAFVGPVLPMNPEQVAAAIGPHVESVLIDRMNYTGKTAGLYRSRKLTLWLDDDFIHDVMGRLAAAFDGIPVELC, encoded by the coding sequence ATGCTGCCATGGTGGGTGGAAGCGGTCATGGTTCGTCTGCAGGAGAGATTCGCAAAATCGGTCTTGACCCGGTCACAAATCCCGGGGGTGGACTACTGCGTAAATCCTTATACGGGATGCATGCATGCCTGCAGGTACTGTTACGCCGATTTCATGAAGCGCTTTACCGGCCACAAGGAAAAATGGGGAAGTTTCGTCGACGCGAAGGTGAACGCGCCCGGCGTCCTCGCCAAAGAGCTGAAAAAGAAGCGAGAGGGCAACGTGATGATCAGTTCTGTCACCGACCCCTACCAGCCGGCAGAGAAAAGGTACCGCATCACGAGGGGATGCCTGGAGGTCCTTATCCCCTCGCGTTTTTCCGTGCAGATCCTTACCAAATCCCCTCTCGTTTTAAGAGATCTGGACCTTCTAAGAAAGTTCGATGACATAGCGGTGGGAATCACGGTCACCACCGACGACGATGGGGTGAGGAAAGTCTTCGAGCCCGGGGCTCCCCCGATAGAGGAGCGCATCGAAGCGCTCAAAAAACTCCGTGCCGCCGGGGTTTCGACCTACGCCTTCGTGGGGCCCGTTCTCCCCATGAACCCGGAGCAAGTCGCAGCAGCTATCGGCCCGCACGTGGAGAGCGTTCTCATCGACAGAATGAACTATACCGGCAAAACAGCCGGTTTATACCGCTCCAGGAAACTTACCCTCTGGCTCGACGATGACTTCATCCACGACGTCATGGGCAGGCTCGCCGCAGCCTTTGACGGTATCCCCGTCGAACTCTGTTGA
- the amrS gene encoding AmmeMemoRadiSam system radical SAM enzyme gives GRRGWCMTRLNSKGTLYSLTYGKVSSASINPIEKKPVYHFLPGSTWFSVGSLGCNFRCPGCQNFEIAHMAGFVSTYHLTPRDLVGLAENQGCSGISWTFNEPTLWFEYTLDGARIAKKRGLFTNYVTNGYITEEALSLIAPHLDVYRVDVKAFSEEGYRKVANVSDFQGILRVTEKARSMGLHVEVVTNLIPGMNDDDGQLAGIASWIAERLGEDTPWHVTIFHPQYKLSHLEPTPASSVDRALAAGQGAGLRYVYVGNDPGHPRQSTCCANCGALLIERYVMEIHKNRIVDGACPDCGEVVPGRFTTNG, from the coding sequence GGGCAGGCGGGGATGGTGCATGACGAGGCTGAACAGCAAGGGGACGCTCTACAGCCTGACCTACGGGAAGGTCTCCTCGGCCTCGATAAACCCAATCGAGAAAAAGCCGGTGTACCACTTTCTCCCGGGAAGCACCTGGTTTTCCGTGGGGAGCCTGGGCTGCAATTTCCGCTGTCCCGGCTGCCAGAACTTCGAGATCGCCCACATGGCCGGCTTCGTTTCGACCTATCATCTCACCCCGAGGGATCTGGTCGGCCTCGCGGAGAACCAGGGGTGCAGCGGTATCTCCTGGACCTTCAACGAGCCCACCCTCTGGTTCGAGTACACCCTCGACGGGGCCCGGATAGCAAAAAAGCGGGGTCTCTTCACCAACTACGTCACCAACGGCTACATCACGGAGGAGGCACTTTCCCTCATCGCGCCGCACCTCGACGTGTACCGGGTGGACGTGAAGGCATTTTCGGAAGAGGGGTACAGAAAGGTGGCCAACGTATCGGATTTTCAGGGGATCCTCAGGGTGACGGAGAAGGCAAGGAGCATGGGGCTCCACGTGGAGGTGGTCACAAACCTCATTCCGGGCATGAATGACGACGACGGGCAGCTTGCGGGGATCGCCTCCTGGATCGCAGAGCGCCTCGGCGAGGACACCCCCTGGCACGTGACGATATTCCACCCCCAGTACAAGCTATCCCATCTGGAGCCGACACCGGCCTCCTCCGTCGATCGGGCCCTTGCGGCGGGACAAGGGGCCGGCCTGCGCTACGTCTATGTCGGGAACGACCCCGGGCACCCCCGTCAGAGCACCTGCTGCGCCAACTGCGGGGCCCTGCTCATTGAGCGCTACGTGATGGAGATCCATAAAAACAGGATCGTGGACGGCGCCTGCCCGGACTGCGGGGAGGTTGTACCCGGAAGATTCACCACAAATGGGTAA
- a CDS encoding MarR family transcriptional regulator, producing MAREKSKRDENLKALMEVIDETRGLFHRMAAAAQQIHRQGEITGGRRGVLMNLQKQGPLTVPSMARQRPVSRQHIQTIVNGLREDGFVELIDNPAHKRSRLVTLTPKGEKLVEEMNRLEARILSELVAGIPAEDLERTAAVLRSLKELFSGRKWYELVERYGDEES from the coding sequence ATGGCCCGTGAAAAAAGTAAAAGAGATGAGAACCTGAAGGCACTGATGGAGGTCATCGACGAGACGAGAGGCCTCTTTCACCGGATGGCGGCGGCCGCCCAGCAGATCCACCGTCAGGGTGAAATTACGGGGGGAAGGAGGGGGGTCCTCATGAACCTTCAGAAGCAGGGCCCCCTGACGGTACCGTCTATGGCCCGCCAGAGACCCGTTTCCCGGCAGCACATCCAGACGATCGTCAATGGCCTGAGGGAGGACGGATTCGTGGAGCTGATCGATAACCCCGCCCACAAGAGATCCCGCCTGGTGACCCTCACCCCGAAAGGGGAAAAGCTGGTGGAGGAAATGAATCGCCTCGAGGCCCGGATTTTAAGCGAGCTCGTTGCGGGCATCCCCGCTGAAGATCTGGAAAGGACCGCCGCTGTCCTGCGCTCTCTCAAAGAGCTGTTCTCCGGCAGGAAGTGGTACGAACTCGTTGAGAGATACGGGGACGAGGAATCGTAG